The following are encoded together in the Natator depressus isolate rNatDep1 chromosome 10, rNatDep2.hap1, whole genome shotgun sequence genome:
- the LOC141994361 gene encoding cytochrome P450 3A9-like: protein MNLLPSFSIETWALLIALLFLLILYGIWPFGFFKKLGIPGPKPLPFFGTVLEYRKGFLEFDSTCYEKYGKIWGFYDGRQPVLAVTDPTIIKTVLVKECFTTFTNRRNLGLVGVLESAVSMAEDEKWKRIRTVLSPTFTSGKLKEMFPIIKQYAEVLVRNVQKKAEKDEPVDVKDIFGAYSMDVVTSTSFGVNIDSMNNPKDPFVKEIKKLVKFNFFDPLFILIFVCPFLIPLLKKMDVNVFPKDAIEFFTKSIARMKEDREKEAKGGRVDFLQLMIESQNSNTSYESNGVTHTYKGLTDTEILAQAFIFIFAGYEPTSNSLCYLAYELATHPDVQQKLQDELDSVLPNKAPLTYNALMQMEYLDMAVNEILRLFPLGGRLERVCKKDVEINGLTIPKDTVVMIPPLVLHRIPEYWPEPEEFRPERFSKENKEVLDPYTYLPFGAGPRNCIGMRFALLSMKVAIASLLQNFTFRPCKETQIPLKLNSQGFLIPEKPIVLKLVPRAYTSHPEE from the exons ATGAACCTTCTCCCTAGCTTTTCCATTGAGACCTGGGCTCTCCTGATTGCACTGCTATTTCTCCTGATACT ATATGGGATCTGGCCATTTGGTTTTTTCAAGAAATTGGGTATCCCTGGGCCAAAGCCATTGCCTTTCTTTGGAACTGTCTTGGAGTATCGTAAA ggtTTCTTGGAGTTTGACAGTACATGCTATGAGAAATATGGGAAAATCTGGGG GTTTTATGATGGCAGGCAACCTGTGCTGGCTGTCACAGATCCTACAATAATTAAAACCGTGCTGGTGAAAGAGTGCTTCACCACCTTTACCAACCGGCGG AATTTAGGTCTAGTGGGAGTGCTGGAGTCGGCTGTCTCCATGGCTGAGGATGAGAAGTGGAAGAGAATTCGTACTGTGCTCTCTCCAACCTTCACCAGTGGGAAGCTAAAGGAG ATGTTTCCCATTATCAAGCAATACGCGGAGGTTTTGGTGAGAAATGTTCAGAAGAAAGCAGAAAAGGATGAACCCGTGGACGTTAAGGA CATCTTTGGAGCCTATAGCATGGATGTTGTTACTAGCACTTCCTTCGGTGTGAACATTGACTCCATGAACAACCCCAAAGATCCTTTTGTCAAGGAAATCAAGAAGCTAGTGAAGTTTAACTTTTTTGACCCACTCTTCATTTTGATAT TTGTATGCCCGTTCCTCATTCCCCTTCTTAAGAAGATGGATGTGAATGTTTTCCCCAAAGATGCCATAGAATTCTTCACAAAGTCGATCGCCAGAATGAAGGAGGACCGTGAAAAAGAGGCCAAAGGG GGCCGAGTGGATTTCCTGCAGCTGATGATCGAATCCCAGAACTCTAACACTAGCTATGAAAGCAATGGAGTGACTCACACATATAAAG GCCTGACTGATACTGAGATTTTGGCACAAgcgtttattttcatttttgctgGATATGAGCCCACCAGCAACTCCCTTTGCTACCTGGCTTACGAGCTGGCCACCCACCCTGATGTGCAGCAGAAGCTGCAGGACGAGCTAGACTCAGTTTTACCAAACAAG GCTCCTCTCACCTACAATGCCCTGATGCAGATGGAGTATCTCGACATGGCAGTGAATGAAATCCTTAGGCTGTTTCCTCTTGGAGGACGACTTGAAAGGGTCTGCAAGAAAGACGTAGAGATAAATGGACTGACCATTCCAAAAGACACTGTGGTTATGATCCCACCCTTGGTTCTGCATCGTATCCCAGAATACTGGCCAGAACCAGAGGAGTTCAGACCGGAAAG GTTCAGTAAAGAGAACAAAGAGGTCCTGGATCCATACACGTACCTGCCCTTTGGAGCTGGTCCCAGGAACTGCATTGGAATGAGGTTTGCTCTCCTCTCCATGAAAGTTGCTATCGCCAGTCTGCTGCAGAATTTCACCTTCAGACCCTGCAAAGAAACCCAG ATCCCGCTCAAGCTGAATTCCCAGGGATTCCTGATACCAGAGAAACCTATTGTTCTGAAGTTAGTCCCCAGAGCTTATACCTCACACCCAGAGGAATAA